The Cervus elaphus chromosome 22, mCerEla1.1, whole genome shotgun sequence genome has a window encoding:
- the LOC122680092 gene encoding apolipoprotein L2-like, which translates to MSSENLGNCTDIEIFFEEVTECLWDMLSREELLLLLTEFLRKIEAKAGLSRKDVIALHKYLNELKGDLIEKDQETLTKEELDRRRFLKKIPRVKRQLEERIGKLHELADKLDKDHKESTIFKVMTHTTGVASGALTLLGLALAPVTGGGSLALSAAGFGLGATAAVANVSTSYKEHVSRSAAETEASSLMSTGIKKWKVLLEVLRSNPQIVDATKKLAESIKTKIHDMETGKANPDFAPNEDDLLGSGKIIVPGTRLIKNACSVSMAPAAAAGARIVGAATAGVFLLVDVNLLIRESMHLHDGAKDESAESLRQLARKLESKLQELNKTYEHLQ; encoded by the exons ATGAGCTCAGAAAACCTCGGAAACTGCACAG ATATTGAGATCTTTTTTGAGGAAGTCACTGAGTGTCTCTGGGACATGCTGAGCAGGGAGGAACTGCTTCTCCTGCTGACTGAATTCCTGAGGAAAATTGAGGCGAAGGCTGGTTTGTCCAG GAAAGATGTGATAGCACTACACAAATATCTAAATGAATTGAAGGGAGACTTGATAGAGAAGGACCAGGAAACGCTCACAAAAGAGGAGCTGGACAGGAGGAGGTTTCTGAAGAAGATTCCTCGGGTGAAACGGCAGCTGGAGGAGCGCATAGGAAAGCTCCACGAGCTCGCAGACAAGCTTGACAAGGACCACAAGGAGTCTACCATCTTCAAAGTGATGACCCACACCACTGGCGTTGCATCTGGCGCCCTGACCCTCCTTGGCCTGGCTCTGGCACCCGTGACAGGGGGGGGCAGTCTGGCACTCTCAGCCGCTGGGTTCGGGCTGGGAGCAACAGCTGCTGTGGCAAACGTGTCCACCAGCTACAAGGAACATGTAAGCAGGTCAGCAGCCGAAACTGAAGCCAGTAGCCTGATGTCAACTGGCATCAAGAAATGGAAGGTGCTCCTAGAGGTACTCAGGAGCAACCCCCAAATTGTTGATGCAACAAAGAAATTGGCAGAAAGCATTAAAACAAAGATACATGACATGGAAACAGGCAAAGCCAACCCTGACTTTGCACCCAATGAAGACGACCTCTTGGGCTCTGGGAAAATCATAGTCCCAGGCACCCGGCTGATAAAGAATGCCTGTTCCGTTAGCATGGCTCCGGCTGCTGCCGCAGGAGCCCGGATTGTGGGTGCAGCCACTGCAGGTGTCTTTCTCCTGGTGGACGTGAACTTGCTAATAAGGGAGTCAATGCACTTGCATGATGGTGCAAAGGACGAGTCTGCTGAAAGCCTGAGGCAGCTGGCCAGGAAGCTGGAGAGCAAGTTGCAGGAGCTCAACAAGACGTATGAACACCTGCAGTAG